From Paenibacillus polymyxa, the proteins below share one genomic window:
- a CDS encoding GGDEF domain-containing protein, with protein MLTLLSLLGTLGSPSLAGAISAACGLYIILMMALMCVIIYSRQRKKAYILFSVAAIFIMTYEAMNLYSAGGGQMQLQGIVWKNALEAFAFVLINAAVFQLYRKLKLMEKWVLLLLAALLILPVMAWTLGLLPTWISPVKLVGFTLFYRVLVLILSLLFITPRIGQPKKFMAGLFTYLLWLGFLWLRNDIPEEADGSNTILWMSFLPLLYYTTLFIILFERIVELLQRIYRSSITDGLTGLYNRKYFSGRLRRYMDQGIRVSVIFCDIDNFKKLNDTQGHARADEVLKQVAQIMEDELDEIGLTGRYGGEELVAMVVDRRAKVALVAERIRERVAEESIVTISVGHSTVKKEMNPDELVKQADQAMYISKTTGKNKVTAYKAAEVKQNRAARAQ; from the coding sequence ATGTTGACGTTGTTGTCCTTATTGGGAACCTTGGGCTCCCCATCTCTGGCCGGGGCCATAAGTGCAGCCTGCGGTTTGTATATTATACTCATGATGGCGCTAATGTGCGTGATCATATATAGCAGACAACGAAAAAAAGCCTATATCCTTTTTTCGGTTGCCGCTATTTTTATTATGACATATGAAGCGATGAATCTCTATTCGGCAGGCGGCGGCCAAATGCAACTGCAGGGAATCGTGTGGAAAAATGCTTTGGAGGCGTTTGCCTTCGTGCTCATCAATGCCGCTGTATTTCAGCTTTACCGAAAGCTAAAGCTTATGGAAAAATGGGTCTTGCTGTTGCTGGCTGCGTTATTAATACTGCCGGTAATGGCTTGGACTTTAGGTTTGCTGCCTACTTGGATTAGCCCAGTGAAGTTGGTTGGATTCACTTTGTTTTATCGAGTGTTAGTGCTTATATTAAGCCTTCTGTTCATCACCCCGCGAATCGGACAGCCAAAGAAATTTATGGCAGGCCTATTCACTTATCTGCTCTGGCTTGGTTTTCTCTGGCTGCGAAATGACATCCCTGAAGAAGCAGACGGATCAAACACAATCCTGTGGATGTCATTTTTACCATTGCTGTACTACACTACGTTATTTATCATCCTGTTTGAACGGATTGTGGAGCTACTCCAAAGGATTTATCGTTCTTCCATTACCGATGGCCTGACAGGACTGTATAACCGTAAATATTTTTCGGGGCGACTTCGACGATATATGGACCAGGGAATCCGCGTGTCGGTCATTTTTTGCGATATTGACAATTTCAAAAAGCTGAATGATACGCAGGGCCATGCTCGTGCGGATGAAGTTCTCAAGCAGGTGGCACAGATTATGGAGGACGAACTGGATGAAATCGGGCTGACCGGACGATACGGTGGCGAGGAACTGGTCGCAATGGTTGTGGATCGTCGGGCCAAGGTGGCGCTGGTCGCAGAACGAATCCGCGAACGTGTTGCTGAGGAAAGCATCGTCACTATCAGTGTCGGACACAGTACTGTGAAGAAGGAAATGAACCCGGATGAACTCGTCAAACAGGCCGATCAAGCCATGTACATATCCAAAACGACAGGTAAAAACAAGGTTACAGCTTATAAGGCAGCGGAAGTGAAACAAAATCGGGCAGCACGCGCACAATAA
- a CDS encoding divergent polysaccharide deacetylase family protein, translating to MSTRRKLHMRNIIKKALKASRSRKDSSYALAHHARSRMQIIVVLCISVCMLFMICKTAVAEAIDQQNQQNQQQKRVAVIIDDLGNNMKGTEEILNLPVKITVAVMPFLPTTKQDAMEAHKRGHDVIVHLPMEPKQGKPEWLGPGAIKANMTDEEVRAKVTAAIKDVPYAVGMNNHMGSKVTSDKRIMSVVLDVCKEYGLFFVDSRTNYWSVVPELAAKKGMPPVRNDVFLDDVHTLAHVNRQLSKVVEWLAEHDTCVTIGHVGVSGMYTSSGLHSSVPKLKEHAQFVGISDLVRDVWGWTGDPATNTTMPSDAQ from the coding sequence ATGAGTACACGACGGAAGCTGCACATGAGAAATATCATAAAAAAGGCTTTAAAAGCATCACGCAGCCGGAAGGATTCGTCTTATGCGCTTGCACACCATGCAAGATCTAGAATGCAAATAATTGTAGTGCTTTGTATTTCAGTCTGTATGTTATTTATGATCTGTAAAACTGCTGTTGCCGAAGCAATAGACCAGCAGAACCAGCAGAACCAGCAGCAAAAAAGGGTTGCTGTCATTATTGATGATTTAGGGAACAATATGAAAGGTACCGAGGAGATTCTAAATTTACCCGTCAAAATCACCGTTGCTGTCATGCCCTTCCTGCCAACAACCAAACAGGACGCTATGGAAGCGCATAAGCGTGGTCATGATGTTATCGTCCATCTTCCAATGGAGCCCAAGCAGGGCAAGCCTGAGTGGCTTGGACCGGGAGCAATCAAGGCTAATATGACGGATGAAGAAGTACGCGCCAAGGTGACAGCAGCAATTAAGGATGTTCCTTATGCCGTAGGAATGAACAACCATATGGGCTCCAAGGTCACCTCAGACAAGCGCATTATGTCCGTCGTTCTTGATGTTTGTAAGGAATATGGACTATTTTTTGTTGATAGCCGTACTAATTATTGGTCAGTGGTGCCTGAACTTGCCGCTAAAAAGGGAATGCCACCGGTGCGAAATGATGTTTTTTTGGATGATGTTCATACACTCGCTCATGTGAATCGGCAACTTAGTAAAGTGGTCGAATGGTTGGCAGAGCACGACACCTGTGTAACGATTGGACATGTCGGCGTGTCCGGCATGTATACCTCCTCAGGGCTTCATTCATCGGTCCCTAAATTAAAGGAGCATGCACAATTTGTCGGTATTAGCGATCTGGTGCGTGATGTATGGGGATGGACAGGAGACCCAGCCACGAATACTACCATGCCGTCAGATGCGCAATAA
- a CDS encoding glycosyltransferase family 4 protein, whose product MKLLQALFFPPEQPGGVSSMIPYLQERFTSPRWEMELFSIPKRIRNKGRDEVIFDTFDWTRYEQYPIVQKYIQTYRDYLWWTRLRIQKPFDLIHAHHPIAGLAMKNVFPDTPLVQTIHSSYEKELILNGKIEENGPEHQFLVSLYREMEQKADRLIAVSQSFQHYLTPYVQHPQDVVVIPNGYDEKRFKPIPHENEVTQLMTVCRLVPAKGLDILLQACAELKKRNQEFVLHIIGDGPIRPEMEEMARQLDIYHETIFYGYTLHPEEFMPFFDVFVLPSRAEAFGSVFAEAALSCLALVGTEVGGIPEQIENGVNGLLVPPDNPKALADALEKVIADPAYRYELARSACDKAKSSYSLSRAVNELKKMYLKFPH is encoded by the coding sequence ATGAAATTGCTACAGGCTCTCTTTTTCCCACCCGAGCAACCGGGAGGCGTTTCATCCATGATTCCATATTTGCAAGAGCGATTTACGTCCCCCCGTTGGGAAATGGAGTTATTTTCAATCCCTAAACGGATTCGTAACAAGGGTAGGGACGAAGTAATCTTTGATACCTTCGACTGGACGAGATATGAGCAATATCCTATCGTTCAAAAATATATTCAGACGTACCGTGATTATTTGTGGTGGACTCGGCTTCGTATTCAGAAGCCCTTTGACCTTATTCATGCTCATCATCCGATTGCCGGGCTAGCTATGAAAAACGTATTTCCAGATACCCCGCTCGTACAGACGATTCACTCTTCCTATGAGAAGGAGTTAATTCTGAACGGGAAAATAGAGGAGAACGGGCCTGAACACCAATTCTTAGTGTCACTGTACCGAGAAATGGAGCAGAAGGCGGATCGCCTGATAGCAGTATCGCAATCTTTTCAGCATTACTTAACACCTTATGTACAGCATCCGCAAGATGTTGTGGTTATTCCAAATGGATATGATGAGAAGCGATTTAAGCCCATTCCTCACGAAAATGAAGTGACACAGCTTATGACCGTTTGCCGACTTGTTCCCGCCAAAGGACTTGATATTCTATTACAGGCTTGCGCTGAGCTGAAAAAAAGAAATCAGGAATTTGTACTTCATATCATTGGTGATGGTCCGATTCGGCCTGAGATGGAAGAGATGGCGCGACAGCTAGATATATACCATGAGACGATTTTTTATGGATATACTCTTCACCCGGAAGAGTTTATGCCTTTCTTTGATGTATTTGTATTGCCTTCGCGGGCGGAGGCCTTTGGCTCCGTATTTGCAGAAGCGGCATTGAGCTGTCTGGCATTGGTAGGTACAGAAGTAGGGGGAATACCGGAGCAGATTGAAAATGGGGTAAATGGTCTGCTCGTGCCACCCGATAATCCGAAGGCACTGGCAGACGCATTAGAAAAGGTCATCGCTGACCCTGCCTATCGTTATGAACTGGCTAGATCCGCCTGCGACAAGGCTAAATCAAGCTATTCATTAAGTCGTGCTGTTAACGAACTGAAGAAAATGTATTTGAAATTTCCGCACTAA
- a CDS encoding DedA family protein has product MGQILAWILEYGYLAMFGLLALGVAGMPIPDEVLMIAFGGLVSQGHYNFIAALAVTFFGSMTGMMLSYTLGRLLGKPLLHRYGKWVRLTPSRIASSENWFGRYGTWGILFGYFVPGLRHVSSYLAGTTRLGVFRYIGYASAGALLWCGTFLGIGHAVGMHWEQVAKLMEKVTHRVGLIVILLIVLGGITAWFWNKRKKNIT; this is encoded by the coding sequence ATGGGTCAAATCCTTGCATGGATACTGGAATACGGATATTTGGCAATGTTCGGCTTGCTTGCCCTTGGAGTAGCTGGTATGCCGATACCCGACGAAGTGCTAATGATCGCCTTTGGCGGGCTCGTGTCTCAAGGACACTACAACTTTATTGCTGCGCTGGCAGTCACATTTTTCGGTAGTATGACAGGCATGATGCTTAGCTACACATTAGGTCGTCTGCTGGGCAAACCACTATTGCACCGATACGGTAAATGGGTGAGGCTTACGCCCTCCAGGATTGCTTCTTCCGAAAATTGGTTCGGACGCTATGGTACCTGGGGAATTTTGTTCGGATATTTTGTCCCCGGCTTGAGACATGTGTCATCCTATCTGGCAGGTACAACCCGTCTAGGTGTTTTTCGCTATATCGGCTATGCGTCAGCAGGAGCGTTGCTGTGGTGTGGTACATTTTTGGGGATCGGGCATGCGGTGGGCATGCACTGGGAACAGGTGGCTAAGCTGATGGAGAAGGTGACTCATCGGGTGGGCCTGATCGTTATTCTTTTAATCGTTTTGGGAGGAATCACCGCATGGTTCTGGAACAAGCGTAAAAAAAATATCACATGA
- a CDS encoding N-acetylmuramoyl-L-alanine amidase, whose amino-acid sequence MLNKKLKKICLAGLGLSFCLLCSAVFTPFAYATTQPEEKSTEINKHTEPPFNRSYHAFAKPVVLIDVGHGGVDGGTSHKGLLEKDINLAIAQKLYLILRSQGYPAVLNRDKDYALSDDNRWLQSKSRHLKDLAQRKSLTEQLPTSLVVSLHVNWTKRAEKRGPIVLYQDEGSSYLLAERIQHSLNRLFCMNRQTIYGKPFYLLNKIQHPAVIVETGFISNEQDRAMLSGDHGQKRIAEAIAEGIIAHLTAW is encoded by the coding sequence GTGTTGAATAAAAAGTTAAAGAAGATATGCCTGGCCGGGCTGGGGTTAAGTTTTTGCCTCCTTTGTAGTGCTGTATTTACCCCGTTTGCTTATGCAACTACTCAGCCTGAAGAGAAAAGCACCGAAATAAACAAGCATACAGAACCCCCGTTCAACCGGTCCTATCACGCTTTTGCCAAACCCGTGGTCCTGATAGATGTAGGTCATGGTGGTGTGGATGGTGGAACAAGTCACAAAGGACTTCTGGAAAAAGATATCAATCTTGCTATTGCTCAAAAACTATACTTGATCTTACGTTCCCAGGGTTACCCTGCTGTCCTGAATCGGGACAAGGACTACGCACTGAGTGATGATAACCGTTGGTTGCAGTCCAAATCGCGGCATCTTAAAGATCTCGCCCAACGTAAAAGCCTGACAGAGCAACTGCCTACTTCTTTGGTTGTCAGTCTGCATGTCAATTGGACCAAACGTGCCGAAAAACGCGGACCCATTGTGCTGTATCAGGATGAAGGCAGCAGCTATCTGTTAGCTGAACGGATTCAGCATTCATTAAACCGCTTATTTTGCATGAATAGACAAACCATATATGGAAAACCCTTTTATCTTCTGAATAAAATCCAACATCCCGCTGTAATAGTGGAAACCGGATTTATCAGCAACGAGCAGGACAGAGCCATGCTTTCCGGGGATCACGGTCAAAAAAGGATTGCTGAAGCTATTGCCGAAGGCATTATTGCGCATCTGACGGCATGGTAG
- a CDS encoding pseudouridine synthase yields the protein MSGKGRQTQRLDKILTHMGYGSRSDIKRQVKQGMITVNGRIIKDSGLQVHPYQDQIEVNGELVVFREYIYIMLHKPPGVISATEDTRERTVLDLLSAEERHFEPFPVGRLDKDTEGLLLLTNDGKLAHELLSPRRHVPKTYEATVLGLVTEEDILQFTAGVELDDGYVTLPAQLTILRHEQPHQADGEVISYISLVIHEGKFHQVKRMFEAVGKKVTYLKRTAMGPLKLDDQLPLGSYRELTSEELALIGRDIVSATSEA from the coding sequence ATGAGTGGAAAAGGAAGACAAACTCAGCGTTTGGACAAAATTTTAACCCATATGGGCTATGGTTCCCGTAGTGATATCAAGAGACAGGTAAAGCAAGGTATGATCACAGTAAACGGACGGATCATCAAGGATAGCGGCTTACAGGTTCATCCATATCAAGATCAAATTGAAGTGAACGGCGAACTTGTTGTTTTTAGAGAGTATATTTACATCATGCTGCACAAGCCCCCAGGTGTTATATCTGCAACCGAAGATACGAGGGAACGAACGGTGCTGGATTTGCTGAGTGCGGAGGAACGACATTTCGAGCCTTTTCCAGTAGGGCGGCTAGATAAAGATACAGAAGGCCTATTGTTATTGACCAACGATGGCAAGCTGGCGCACGAACTACTATCTCCGAGGCGTCATGTCCCCAAAACGTATGAAGCTACGGTGTTGGGACTTGTCACGGAGGAGGATATTCTTCAATTTACAGCAGGAGTGGAACTGGACGATGGGTATGTCACCCTTCCCGCGCAGTTGACGATTCTTCGGCATGAACAGCCGCATCAGGCAGATGGGGAAGTCATTTCCTATATTTCGCTTGTAATCCATGAAGGTAAGTTTCACCAAGTGAAGCGCATGTTCGAGGCGGTTGGTAAAAAGGTGACCTACTTGAAAAGAACAGCCATGGGGCCATTGAAGCTGGATGATCAGCTTCCACTGGGCAGCTATCGAGAGCTGACTAGCGAAGAACTGGCATTGATCGGCCGTGATATAGTTTCCGCAACATCAGAAGCTTGA
- a CDS encoding YkvI family membrane protein has translation MKRNIHVFQIAFTYIGTIVGAGFATGQEILQFFTQYGRWATITIMLSTLIFVWLGTKMMLIAHDISARSYEDLNKHLFGANAGKWISIFTLLVLIGVNSVMLAGAGSVFVEHLHLHYQTGLLITLIGTYLLLNKGIKAILHMNTIVVPLMITISLLLVHSTLSMPNPQSFITNTTDHSVLRTWISPLLYTSFNLAMAQAVLVPLGSQTFSRKTIRWGGVLGGIGVGFMLMAAHFVMSAQMPGIQQFEIPMGSIAYRLGALVEIIYILLIFMEIFSTFVADIYGVSLQIRQHVQISPKLITLFIMLTCFLISQFGFSSLLSVLYPIFGMLSLMWVSKLILAGRGRPFRSSRPRSSFRHSDSKPGDTRHG, from the coding sequence ATGAAACGTAATATTCATGTTTTTCAGATTGCTTTTACATACATTGGTACAATCGTCGGTGCCGGCTTCGCTACCGGACAAGAAATATTGCAATTCTTTACGCAATATGGACGTTGGGCTACAATCACGATTATGCTGTCCACACTCATATTTGTATGGTTGGGTACGAAAATGATGCTGATCGCTCATGATATTTCAGCCCGCTCCTACGAGGATCTGAACAAGCACCTTTTTGGTGCCAATGCCGGAAAATGGATCAGCATATTCACACTTCTTGTGCTGATTGGCGTGAACAGCGTCATGCTGGCAGGAGCCGGCTCTGTTTTTGTGGAGCACCTTCACCTGCACTACCAGACTGGACTGCTCATTACACTAATCGGAACTTACTTGCTGCTGAATAAAGGTATTAAAGCGATTTTGCATATGAATACCATTGTTGTCCCGCTGATGATCACTATATCTCTTTTGCTCGTTCACAGTACCCTTTCCATGCCCAATCCGCAAAGCTTTATTACGAATACGACAGACCACAGTGTGCTACGCACATGGATATCTCCGCTCCTGTACACGTCCTTCAATCTGGCTATGGCTCAGGCCGTGCTTGTCCCTCTAGGCAGCCAAACTTTCTCCCGTAAAACGATCCGCTGGGGCGGTGTTTTGGGCGGAATTGGTGTTGGCTTTATGCTGATGGCTGCACATTTTGTCATGTCAGCGCAAATGCCAGGCATTCAGCAATTTGAAATCCCTATGGGAAGCATTGCTTACCGTCTAGGCGCCCTTGTTGAAATCATATACATTCTACTCATTTTCATGGAGATCTTCAGTACCTTTGTGGCCGACATTTATGGAGTCAGTCTACAAATTCGTCAGCATGTCCAAATTTCGCCCAAGCTCATTACATTATTCATTATGCTCACCTGTTTTTTAATCAGTCAGTTCGGCTTCAGCTCACTGTTATCTGTGCTTTATCCTATTTTTGGAATGCTCAGTCTGATGTGGGTCAGTAAACTGATCTTAGCAGGACGCGGAAGACCTTTCCGCTCCTCACGTCCTCGCTCCAGCTTTCGGCATTCTGATTCCAAACCAGGTGATACCCGTCATGGTTAG
- the msrA gene encoding peptide-methionine (S)-S-oxide reductase MsrA, with product MEKATFAGGCFWCMVTPFEEQPGIHSIVSGYTGGVISDPTYEQVKTGTTGHYEVVQITFDPELFPYEKLLELYWPQTDPTDGEGQFQDRGTQYKPAIFYHTEQQLELAQQSKEQLVQSGRFDKPIVTEILPASIFYPAEDYHQDYHKKNVKHYKEDRAQSGRDEFIDKNW from the coding sequence ATGGAGAAAGCAACTTTTGCAGGTGGGTGCTTCTGGTGTATGGTGACTCCGTTTGAGGAGCAGCCGGGGATTCATAGTATTGTCTCAGGCTATACTGGAGGGGTGATTTCCGATCCGACCTACGAACAGGTTAAAACAGGAACAACAGGGCACTATGAGGTGGTGCAGATTACGTTTGATCCTGAGCTGTTTCCTTATGAAAAGCTACTTGAATTGTATTGGCCGCAAACAGATCCTACCGACGGAGAAGGTCAATTTCAGGACCGAGGCACACAATATAAACCTGCCATTTTTTATCATACGGAGCAGCAACTTGAGCTTGCACAGCAATCCAAGGAACAGTTGGTACAAAGCGGACGCTTTGATAAGCCAATTGTAACGGAGATTCTTCCGGCTTCGATTTTTTATCCGGCAGAGGATTATCATCAGGATTATCACAAGAAGAATGTGAAACATTATAAGGAAGATCGAGCCCAATCCGGTCGTGATGAATTTATCGACAAAAACTGGTAA
- a CDS encoding YqzE family protein codes for MAKSDELVTYITERIVRYMETPRDVRRSQKQAKEPWVSKWFGMLPLALKMWIKSTRRERREQR; via the coding sequence ATGGCGAAGAGTGACGAACTGGTGACGTACATTACAGAGCGGATTGTGCGTTATATGGAAACGCCGCGCGATGTTCGACGCAGCCAAAAACAAGCCAAGGAGCCGTGGGTAAGCAAATGGTTTGGAATGTTGCCTCTCGCTCTGAAAATGTGGATAAAATCCACACGCAGAGAGCGAAGAGAGCAACGTTAA
- a CDS encoding YqhG family protein — translation MTMNAQQVQRFVHTYLESTGCSIIERSPHHVTVKLSPEADKALTNRPYYWGYVERTGVPAQTMSFTFIFDGEAYRTEQERLADQTPPAPVAGNAAQDQVMGRYFGHVPTLPQLGPGRIMQEELRYGSRRLHQIFEAARDGGKYVYLFEQPDARQLSARSPVVYEAWLSVCYKIEFACDLKREELQWLGISLKSGTIVANFGAMLETRQLSPLLAGNMHVQPAQLSVPEASTSLESYLTEQLRQQDYDWAEQAKERLREELEVIDHYYEDLIKEQKEEEDKKESVLEQHQARRKEMVWQYEPKVLVSAINCGIFHLR, via the coding sequence TTGACTATGAATGCACAGCAAGTCCAGCGTTTTGTCCACACTTATCTGGAATCTACTGGATGCAGCATCATTGAGAGGTCTCCCCACCATGTAACTGTCAAGCTGTCTCCAGAGGCAGATAAAGCCTTGACAAATCGCCCCTACTATTGGGGATACGTAGAGCGTACTGGCGTTCCAGCGCAAACCATGTCCTTCACATTCATCTTTGATGGGGAAGCCTATCGGACAGAACAGGAACGTTTAGCGGATCAGACGCCACCAGCTCCTGTAGCTGGCAACGCAGCACAAGATCAGGTCATGGGGCGTTACTTCGGTCATGTACCGACGTTACCGCAATTAGGGCCTGGTCGCATTATGCAGGAGGAACTCCGATACGGAAGCCGTCGGCTGCATCAAATTTTTGAAGCTGCTCGGGATGGAGGAAAATATGTTTATTTGTTCGAGCAGCCGGATGCCCGTCAGTTGTCTGCCCGTTCTCCTGTAGTCTACGAAGCTTGGCTCAGCGTCTGCTACAAGATTGAGTTTGCCTGCGATTTGAAGCGCGAGGAACTTCAGTGGCTAGGTATTTCACTCAAAAGTGGCACTATTGTAGCCAATTTTGGCGCTATGCTCGAAACCCGGCAGCTCAGCCCGCTGCTGGCAGGCAATATGCATGTACAGCCAGCGCAGCTATCTGTCCCTGAGGCTTCCACCTCGCTTGAAAGCTATCTCACCGAACAGCTCCGACAGCAAGATTATGATTGGGCTGAGCAGGCGAAGGAACGACTGCGCGAGGAGCTAGAGGTTATTGACCACTACTACGAAGATCTAATCAAGGAACAGAAAGAGGAAGAGGATAAAAAAGAATCCGTATTAGAGCAGCATCAAGCCCGTCGTAAAGAAATGGTATGGCAATATGAGCCAAAGGTACTCGTATCCGCCATTAACTGCGGCATATTTCATCTGCGGTAA
- a CDS encoding carboxymuconolactone decarboxylase family protein — protein MTVMDEKVHAYKDQISHLEDKLPEVVHAYHRFTGECFQAGSLDEKTKQLIALGIGLFANNEVCTFYHVNEARSKGASDQEIMETVAVAAAVGGGHALSQGVTRVQKALH, from the coding sequence ATGACGGTTATGGACGAAAAAGTACATGCATACAAGGATCAAATCAGCCATTTGGAAGATAAGTTGCCCGAGGTAGTTCATGCCTATCATCGCTTTACCGGAGAATGCTTTCAAGCCGGCAGTTTAGATGAAAAAACCAAGCAACTGATTGCGCTAGGTATTGGCTTATTTGCGAACAATGAGGTGTGTACGTTTTATCATGTGAATGAGGCGCGCTCCAAAGGAGCCAGTGATCAGGAGATTATGGAGACCGTTGCTGTAGCTGCTGCAGTTGGTGGAGGACATGCTCTAAGTCAAGGGGTTACCCGTGTACAGAAGGCGTTACATTAA